ATCGAGCGGCGGCGGGCGGCCAGGGTCGCCCCGCCGCGCAGCCACACCGTCCGCCGGTCCCGCAGGGGCGCGGACGGCCGAAGCCGGCGGGGCCGGGGGCCGGTCCGGGACCGCTCGAAGATCAGGCTGGCCACCCCGGTCGCGGTCACCACCAGCACCGAGATCTCCCCCATGGTGTCCCAGGCCCGGATGTCCACCAGGGTCACATTGACCACGTTGCGGCCGTAGCCGGCGGCGACCGCGAGGTCGGGGAAGGCCAGCGAGATCGACGGGGCCCGCCGGGCGCCCGCCGCGGCCAGGGCCAGGCCGGCCATCACCAGGCCGGCCGCCACCCCGATCCCCCGGCGTACCCAGCGGCTGCGGCGCAGCGGGCGGGCCGAGAAGCGTTCCGGCAGCCGGCGCAGCACCAGCGCGAACACCCCGATGGTGGCGGTCTCCACCAGGAACTGGGTGAGCGCCAGGTCGGGCGCGCCGTAGAGGATGAACATCATCGCGGTGCCGTAGCCGGTGACGCCGACCAGCAGCATCGCGGTGAGCCGCCGCCGGGCGCGGACCGCGAGCAGCGCGGCCACCGCGATCACCACGCAGACCACGAGCTGGACGGGGCTGTCCCAGACCGCGATCTCGGTGCGCCACGGCCGGGTCGCCAGCATGGCCGTGCCGGGCACCAGCACCAGGGCGAGCAGGACCGTGCCGAGGTACTGCGGCAGGGAACCGCGCTGGGTGGCGCCGGTGACCTCGATGGCGACCCGGTCGAACCGGTGGGTGATCCACTCGTACCCCTGGTTGCCGGCGACCGGAGAGCGCAGCCGGGCCAACGCGGGCGCGAGCGGGCCGCGGACCAGGTGCAGCAGCACGCCGCCGCCGATGGCGACGGCGGAGAGGCCCAGCGCCGCGGTGGGCCCGTGCCAGAGCGCCAGGCGCTCCTCGACCGGGCCGAACAGCTCGGCGTACGGGCGGAGCAGGCCGCCGAGCCAGCCGGCGGCGGGACCGGCGGCGAACCCGGCCAGGGCGAGCAGGCCGGCCGGGACGAGCATCGTGGCCGGTGGCCGTTCGATCGCGGTGGCCGGGACGCCCGGGCGGGCGGCGAAGGCACCCCAGCAGAAGCGGATGCTGTAGGCGACGGTGAGCGCGGTCCCGGCCACCAGCACCCCGAGCACCAGCGGCCGGTCGGCGAACGCGGCGAGGACCGCCTCCTTGGCCACGAAGCCGAGCAGTGGCGGCAGCCCGGCCATCGAGGCGGCGGCCAGCGCGGCGAGCCCGGCGAGGACCGGCGCGGCCCGGGCCACCCCGGACAGTTCGCGCAGGTCCCGGGTGCCGGCGCTGTGGTCGAGGATGCCGACGACGAGGAAGAGCGCCGCCTTGAACAGCGCGTGCGCCAGCAGCATCGCGACGCCCGCGAGGGCCGCCTGCGGGGTGCCCAGGCCGAGCACGACGGTGAGCAGGCCGAGCTGGCTGACCGTCCCGTACGCGAGCAGCAGCTTCAGGTCGGTCTGCCGCAGCGCCGCCCAGCCCCCGACGACCAGCGTGACCAGCCCGGCGACCGTGGTGACGGCCCGCCACGGGCCGGCCGGGGCGAGGACCGGGCCGAGCAGCCCGATCAGGAAGACGCCGGCCTTCACCATGGCCGCCGCGTGCAGGTACGCGCTGACCGGGGTGGGTGCCGCCATCGCCACCGGCAGCCAGGAGCTGAACGGGAACACCGCCGACTTGGCGAGCGCCCCGGTGAGGATGAGCAGCACCGCCACGACGAGGTACCCGCCGCCGGGCGGCGGCCCGGCCTCGATCAGGGACCAGCGGTAGCCGCCCGCGTGGTGACCGAGCAGCAGGAAGCCGACCAGCATGGCCAGCCCGCCCAGGGTGGTGACGGTCAGCGCCTGGGCGGCTGCCCACCGGCTGGACCGCCGTTCGCTGCTGTGCCCGATCAGCAGGTAGGAGAAGACCGTGGTCAGCTCCCAGAAGACGTAGAGCAGCAGCAGGTCGTCGGAGACGACCAGGCCGAGCATCGCCCCGGCGAAGGCGACCATGACGGCCGCGAACCGGGCCAGCCCCGCCGAGCCGGCGTGGAAGTAGCGGGCGGAGTAGATCAGGACCAGCGCGCCGACGCCGCCGACGAGCAGCATCATCAGCCAGGACAGGGTGGTGACCCGCAGCGCCACGTCGAGCTGGAGCTGCGCGATCCACGGGTACGTCTCGACCACCGCGCCGCCGGCGCGGACCGCTCCGGTGTGCGCGACGGCCCAGCCGACGGTGGCGGCCGGGGCGAGGGCGAGGAGGTAGCAGGCGCGCGGGCCCCACCGGCGGACCAGCAGTGGCGCGAGCAGGGCCGCCACCAGGTGCAGGATCAGCAGGACGAGCACGCGCACTCCAGGTCGAGGTGGCAGCGCACGCCGGCACGCTGCGGCCACGACCGATCAGACGT
This sequence is a window from Micromonospora sp. NBRC 110009. Protein-coding genes within it:
- a CDS encoding Na+/H+ antiporter subunit A, coding for MLVLLILHLVAALLAPLLVRRWGPRACYLLALAPAATVGWAVAHTGAVRAGGAVVETYPWIAQLQLDVALRVTTLSWLMMLLVGGVGALVLIYSARYFHAGSAGLARFAAVMVAFAGAMLGLVVSDDLLLLYVFWELTTVFSYLLIGHSSERRSSRWAAAQALTVTTLGGLAMLVGFLLLGHHAGGYRWSLIEAGPPPGGGYLVVAVLLILTGALAKSAVFPFSSWLPVAMAAPTPVSAYLHAAAMVKAGVFLIGLLGPVLAPAGPWRAVTTVAGLVTLVVGGWAALRQTDLKLLLAYGTVSQLGLLTVVLGLGTPQAALAGVAMLLAHALFKAALFLVVGILDHSAGTRDLRELSGVARAAPVLAGLAALAAASMAGLPPLLGFVAKEAVLAAFADRPLVLGVLVAGTALTVAYSIRFCWGAFAARPGVPATAIERPPATMLVPAGLLALAGFAAGPAAGWLGGLLRPYAELFGPVEERLALWHGPTAALGLSAVAIGGGVLLHLVRGPLAPALARLRSPVAGNQGYEWITHRFDRVAIEVTGATQRGSLPQYLGTVLLALVLVPGTAMLATRPWRTEIAVWDSPVQLVVCVVIAVAALLAVRARRRLTAMLLVGVTGYGTAMMFILYGAPDLALTQFLVETATIGVFALVLRRLPERFSARPLRRSRWVRRGIGVAAGLVMAGLALAAAGARRAPSISLAFPDLAVAAGYGRNVVNVTLVDIRAWDTMGEISVLVVTATGVASLIFERSRTGPRPRRLRPSAPLRDRRTVWLRGGATLAARRRSIVFEVVTRLIFHTVLLFSLFLLFSGHNAPGGGFSGGLVASLALTVRYLAGGRYELAEAAPIGAGTVLGAGLAVSVGSGVLGLLFTGDVLQSVKVDLSLPLIGHGYLVTSLFFDIGVYLVVVGLVLDILRSLGAEVDRHVEVAGEPGRGLVVEREADRT